In Niveispirillum cyanobacteriorum, the following proteins share a genomic window:
- a CDS encoding M13 family metallopeptidase: MMKRIGMGASSLLALGLSFMLSGSALAETQVAQAAPAAAKAGKPPAPGLPVLDDAVSPCDNFFLHACGVWKRENPIPDDQARWGNFNALADKNLTLLRQILDEAVAKPDPKTARIANFYASCMDEAAVDAKGLAPLSPMLDRINGMKDKKDLGAVVGYLHDQGVNTLFGFGRMQKFSDAVQTIAAAGQGGLGLPERDFYFKDDAKSKEQRAAYVAHVAKMFELAGTPADAAKAKADAVMAFETALAEASMTRLERRDPQKQNNPTALADFAKAVPSIDWNAYLSAIGTPAFTEMNVGQPKFFEAMNAKLTQASLDDIKTYLTWHVLRTNAQWLPTAFSEEAFNFYGRTLNGTKEQRPRWKRCVAATDNALGEDLGQYFVEKAFGPEHKKRMLTMVGDVQAALKDRISNLEWMGPETKAKAHEKLANMPNKIGYPDNWRDYSALTIVKGDLLGNVTRADSFEQRRRLARIGQPRDSSEWGMTPPTVNAYYSPQQNNINFPAGILQPPFFDFTADDAYNYGAIGGVIGHEIIHGFDDQGRKFAGDGNLAEWWTEDDAKRFTERAQCLVDQYSGFQAVEGVNLNGKQTLGENTADNGGLPVALDALKRRLGEKGMKKKIGGLTAEQRFFYGWANVWCAQERPEFRRLQAQTGVHSLPEYRVNGTLSNMPEFAKAFNCQPTDKMVRGDKACKVW; this comes from the coding sequence ATGATGAAACGGATCGGGATGGGCGCCAGCAGCCTGCTGGCGTTGGGATTGTCGTTCATGCTGTCGGGCAGCGCACTGGCCGAGACGCAAGTGGCCCAGGCCGCCCCCGCCGCGGCCAAGGCCGGCAAGCCGCCGGCACCGGGCCTGCCGGTGCTAGATGACGCGGTGTCCCCTTGCGACAATTTCTTCCTGCATGCCTGTGGCGTGTGGAAGCGTGAGAACCCGATCCCGGACGATCAGGCACGTTGGGGCAATTTCAATGCCCTGGCCGACAAGAACCTGACCCTGCTGCGCCAGATCCTGGACGAGGCGGTGGCCAAGCCCGATCCGAAGACGGCCCGTATCGCCAATTTCTACGCGTCCTGCATGGATGAGGCGGCCGTGGATGCCAAAGGTCTGGCCCCGCTGTCCCCCATGCTGGACCGGATCAACGGCATGAAGGACAAGAAGGACTTAGGCGCCGTCGTCGGCTATCTGCATGACCAGGGCGTGAATACCCTGTTCGGCTTTGGCCGCATGCAGAAATTCAGCGATGCGGTGCAGACCATCGCGGCGGCGGGCCAGGGTGGTCTGGGCCTGCCGGAACGCGACTTCTATTTCAAGGATGACGCCAAGTCCAAGGAACAGCGCGCCGCCTATGTTGCGCATGTGGCCAAAATGTTCGAACTGGCCGGCACGCCGGCGGACGCCGCCAAGGCCAAGGCCGACGCGGTTATGGCGTTTGAGACGGCCCTGGCCGAGGCGTCGATGACGCGCCTGGAACGCCGCGACCCGCAGAAGCAGAACAACCCGACCGCCCTTGCCGATTTCGCCAAGGCCGTACCGTCCATCGACTGGAATGCCTATCTGTCGGCCATCGGCACACCGGCCTTTACCGAGATGAATGTCGGCCAGCCGAAATTCTTCGAGGCGATGAACGCCAAGCTGACCCAGGCCAGCCTGGACGACATCAAGACCTATCTGACCTGGCATGTGCTGCGCACCAATGCGCAATGGCTGCCGACCGCGTTCAGCGAGGAAGCCTTCAATTTCTATGGCCGCACCCTGAACGGCACCAAGGAACAGCGCCCGCGCTGGAAGCGCTGTGTGGCCGCCACCGACAATGCCCTTGGCGAGGATCTGGGCCAGTATTTCGTGGAGAAGGCGTTCGGGCCGGAGCACAAGAAGCGCATGCTGACCATGGTTGGCGATGTGCAGGCCGCTCTGAAGGACCGGATCAGCAATCTGGAATGGATGGGGCCGGAGACCAAGGCCAAGGCGCATGAAAAGCTGGCCAATATGCCCAACAAGATCGGCTATCCCGATAATTGGCGCGATTATTCGGCGCTGACCATCGTGAAGGGCGACCTTCTGGGCAATGTCACCCGCGCCGACAGCTTTGAACAGCGCCGCCGTCTGGCCCGCATCGGTCAGCCGCGCGACAGTTCGGAATGGGGCATGACGCCGCCGACGGTGAATGCCTATTACTCCCCCCAGCAGAACAATATCAACTTCCCCGCCGGCATCTTGCAGCCGCCCTTCTTCGACTTCACCGCCGACGACGCCTATAATTACGGCGCCATCGGCGGGGTGATCGGGCATGAGATCATCCATGGCTTTGACGACCAGGGCCGGAAGTTCGCGGGCGATGGCAATCTGGCCGAATGGTGGACCGAGGATGATGCCAAGCGCTTTACCGAGCGTGCGCAATGTCTGGTGGACCAGTATTCCGGCTTCCAGGCTGTGGAGGGCGTGAACCTGAATGGCAAGCAGACGCTGGGTGAGAACACCGCCGATAATGGCGGCCTGCCCGTGGCGCTGGACGCGCTGAAGCGCCGGTTGGGCGAAAAGGGCATGAAGAAGAAAATCGGGGGGCTGACCGCCGAACAGCGCTTCTTCTATGGCTGGGCCAATGTCTGGTGTGCGCAGGAACGGCCGGAATTCCGCCGCCTGCAGGCCCAGACGGGCGTGCATTCCCTGCCCGAATACCGCGTGAACGGCACCTTGTCGAACATGCCGGAATTCGCCAAGGCCTTTAACTGCCAGCCGACCGACAAGATGGTCCGCGGCGACAAGGCCTGCAAGGTCTGGTAA
- the msrB gene encoding peptide-methionine (R)-S-oxide reductase MsrB — protein MTETFPITRSDEEWRRILTPDQYRVMRAHGTERPGSCGLLREKRPGRFCCAGCGQALFQSGDKFESGTGWPSFNDPLPGSVGSTVDRSHGMVRVEVHCSQCGSHLGHVFPDGPPPTYQRYCINGVALDFVAD, from the coding sequence ATGACAGAGACATTTCCCATCACCCGCAGCGACGAGGAATGGCGCCGCATCCTGACGCCCGATCAATACCGGGTGATGCGGGCGCATGGGACGGAACGGCCCGGCTCCTGCGGTCTGTTGCGGGAGAAGCGACCGGGGCGATTCTGCTGTGCCGGCTGCGGCCAGGCCCTGTTCCAATCGGGCGACAAGTTTGAAAGCGGCACTGGCTGGCCCAGCTTCAACGACCCGCTGCCGGGATCGGTCGGCTCTACCGTCGACCGGTCGCACGGCATGGTGCGGGTGGAGGTGCATTGCAGCCAGTGCGGCTCTCACCTGGGCCATGTGTTCCCGGATGGGCCGCCACCGACCTATCAGCGCTACTGCATCAACGGCGTGGCGCTGGATTTCGTGGCGGATTGA
- a CDS encoding ankyrin repeat domain-containing protein — MSRTLTPATSLDILRREAKRWLKAIRAGDDTARARLTAITPQAPSDPGLRDVQFALAREYGLPGWADLKQAVADLTFTRQSQASLVDTILRAAWDGGDRAAAARILARWPDVGAGDFLMDLLRGRLDAVARRLTADPGLVIRKAGPLNWEPLLYLAYARLPAGAGVEMARLLLDHGADPDARFDDGWGNAFTVLTGLIGQGEGDRPPHPDARTLAALLMERGADPFDAQALYNTSICRDEVDWLDVIWSACAARGLTGAWLERLEKPRIGGRFPLPVIDYLLGNAVAYNHMHRAAWLLDHGADAAGIHAYSGRPLVVEALIYGHRAMADLLRRHGAPEPDLSPAMAFQSAAMALDREQARTLALAHPGVLHDPAPLHNAAQQGRLGVVELLLDLGMPVDLGDRQEQRALQYAVMGGKLEMVRLLVARGADIDRPTATDYGGGAMGFAAHFRRHDIAAFLAPLSREVSELVYLGMVDRLADLFTAEPDLVNARHPKFGILPLFALPDGEEEAARMATFLLTHGADPSTVNQDGISAEQAARDRGLIDAADLIREAAEAINPPRNPAPRR, encoded by the coding sequence ATGTCCCGCACACTGACCCCCGCAACCAGTCTCGACATTCTGCGGCGTGAGGCCAAGCGCTGGCTGAAGGCCATCCGCGCTGGCGATGACACGGCCCGCGCCCGCCTGACCGCGATCACGCCCCAGGCCCCGTCCGATCCGGGCTTGCGCGATGTGCAGTTCGCCCTGGCCCGCGAATATGGTTTGCCGGGCTGGGCCGACCTGAAACAGGCGGTGGCCGACTTGACGTTCACAAGGCAGTCGCAGGCGTCCCTCGTTGACACCATCCTGCGCGCTGCCTGGGATGGCGGCGACCGGGCGGCGGCGGCCCGCATCCTGGCACGCTGGCCCGATGTCGGTGCAGGCGATTTCCTGATGGACCTGCTGCGCGGTCGTCTGGATGCCGTGGCACGGCGGCTGACCGCTGATCCCGGTCTGGTGATCCGCAAGGCGGGTCCGCTGAACTGGGAACCGCTGCTCTATCTGGCCTACGCCCGGCTGCCCGCCGGCGCAGGGGTGGAGATGGCGCGTCTGCTGCTGGACCACGGGGCTGATCCGGACGCCCGCTTTGATGATGGTTGGGGCAATGCCTTCACGGTTTTGACCGGCTTGATCGGGCAGGGGGAGGGCGACCGGCCCCCGCATCCCGACGCCCGCACTCTGGCGGCCCTGCTGATGGAACGCGGGGCCGATCCGTTCGACGCCCAGGCCCTTTACAACACCTCCATCTGCCGGGATGAGGTGGACTGGCTGGATGTCATCTGGTCCGCCTGTGCCGCACGCGGCCTGACGGGGGCTTGGCTGGAACGGCTGGAAAAGCCGCGGATCGGGGGCCGCTTCCCGCTGCCGGTGATCGATTACCTGCTGGGCAATGCCGTGGCGTACAACCATATGCACCGGGCCGCGTGGCTGCTGGATCACGGCGCGGATGCGGCCGGCATTCATGCCTATTCGGGCCGCCCGCTTGTTGTTGAGGCCTTGATCTATGGCCACCGTGCTATGGCCGATCTGCTGCGTCGCCACGGCGCACCCGAACCCGACCTGTCGCCGGCCATGGCGTTCCAGTCGGCGGCGATGGCACTGGACCGGGAACAGGCCCGGACCTTGGCACTGGCGCATCCAGGGGTGCTGCATGACCCGGCACCGCTGCACAATGCAGCACAGCAGGGCCGGCTGGGCGTGGTTGAATTGCTGCTGGACTTGGGCATGCCGGTCGATCTGGGCGACCGGCAAGAACAGCGGGCCCTCCAGTATGCCGTGATGGGCGGCAAGTTGGAGATGGTTCGCCTGCTGGTGGCACGCGGGGCGGATATCGACCGGCCCACGGCGACGGACTATGGTGGCGGCGCCATGGGCTTTGCCGCCCATTTCCGCCGCCATGACATCGCGGCTTTCCTGGCCCCGCTCAGCCGGGAAGTGTCTGAACTGGTCTATCTGGGCATGGTGGATCGGCTGGCGGACCTGTTCACCGCGGAGCCGGATCTGGTCAACGCCCGGCATCCCAAATTCGGCATCCTGCCCCTGTTCGCCCTGCCAGACGGGGAGGAGGAAGCAGCCAGGATGGCCACCTTCCTTCTGACCCACGGTGCCGATCCCTCTACCGTCAACCAGGATGGTATCAGCGCCGAACAGGCCGCCCGCGACCGGGGCCTGATCGACGCCGCCGACCTGATCCGGGAGGCGGCGGAAGCGATCAATCCGCCACGAAATCCAGCGCCACGCCGTTGA
- a CDS encoding M56 family metallopeptidase, whose protein sequence is MLSLLLEAALRSAVLMGLAWGVLRLLRVTNPFTQMAVWVGVLGFSLVMPVLMRVAPADTLMVPMDGIRLWLRPATVLLGTAPAAAADAVPVEIDRLAWVDWRTLGFTLYLTVTVAMLLRLAAGMLVSLRLRNGAMKLSAAWTGGRDVRVSDRITVPLTIAGTILLPPDHGRWTDAKRRAVLAHETSHVERGDYYTLLLATFHRAVFWFSPAAWWLNNHLAELAEANSDTDALIQMEDRLNYAEILVEMASKASRLPAGLAMARPATVAARVDRILQGGALPLRMNARRWALILALLAPAAVATAGTNGMDKVDPMVAERMAEQQKPRKAIAMDPAAYDKFVGYYEMPFAKARPIKVYRDGTRFMANVIGQNPMEFLPESPTKFFSKDMPMQGSFQMDAAGKVTGVVLHQNGHELPAPRMDDATGKALETALAERVNQNKPLPGSEAALRAHIAQIKAGKIDRDSIIADRADGVIAVLPKIQKEMLPLGDLKGLEFRRVDEGGMDVYRATYEKGVRDWWVLVTPDGKLESMWFGPAA, encoded by the coding sequence ATGCTGTCCTTGCTGCTGGAGGCCGCCTTACGGTCGGCTGTGCTGATGGGGCTGGCCTGGGGCGTCCTGCGGCTGCTACGGGTCACCAACCCATTCACGCAGATGGCCGTCTGGGTCGGGGTCCTGGGCTTCTCCCTGGTGATGCCGGTCCTGATGCGGGTGGCCCCGGCAGACACGCTGATGGTGCCGATGGATGGGATCCGGCTGTGGCTGCGGCCTGCCACGGTGCTGCTGGGGACAGCGCCGGCGGCAGCAGCCGACGCAGTGCCCGTGGAGATCGACCGGTTGGCCTGGGTGGACTGGCGGACACTGGGATTTACGCTCTACCTGACCGTGACGGTTGCCATGCTGCTGCGTCTGGCGGCGGGGATGCTGGTCAGTCTGCGGCTGCGCAATGGGGCGATGAAGCTGTCCGCCGCCTGGACGGGGGGCCGCGATGTGCGGGTATCCGACCGGATTACCGTACCGCTGACCATCGCCGGGACTATCCTGTTGCCGCCCGACCATGGCCGATGGACGGATGCCAAACGCCGGGCCGTCCTGGCGCACGAAACCTCGCATGTTGAACGGGGTGATTACTACACGCTGCTTCTCGCCACCTTTCACCGGGCCGTCTTCTGGTTCAGCCCGGCGGCATGGTGGCTCAATAATCATCTCGCTGAGCTTGCCGAGGCCAACAGCGATACCGACGCTCTGATACAGATGGAGGATCGCTTGAATTACGCAGAAATCCTGGTGGAGATGGCCAGCAAAGCCAGCCGCCTGCCCGCCGGTCTGGCCATGGCCCGACCCGCCACCGTTGCCGCCCGTGTTGACCGTATCCTGCAAGGTGGCGCCCTGCCGCTGCGCATGAATGCCCGGCGCTGGGCCCTGATCCTGGCGCTGCTGGCGCCTGCCGCCGTGGCCACCGCCGGCACCAATGGCATGGACAAGGTCGATCCGATGGTGGCGGAGCGCATGGCCGAACAGCAGAAGCCGCGCAAGGCCATCGCCATGGACCCGGCGGCCTACGACAAGTTCGTAGGCTATTACGAGATGCCCTTCGCCAAGGCCCGGCCCATCAAGGTCTATCGCGATGGCACCCGCTTCATGGCCAATGTCATCGGGCAGAACCCGATGGAATTCCTGCCCGAAAGCCCAACCAAGTTCTTCTCCAAGGACATGCCCATGCAGGGCAGCTTCCAGATGGATGCGGCGGGCAAGGTGACGGGTGTGGTTTTACACCAGAATGGCCACGAACTGCCGGCACCGCGCATGGATGATGCCACCGGCAAGGCCCTGGAAACGGCACTGGCGGAGCGGGTCAATCAGAACAAGCCCCTGCCCGGCAGCGAGGCCGCCCTGCGCGCCCATATCGCCCAGATCAAGGCCGGCAAGATCGACCGCGACAGCATCATCGCCGACCGGGCCGATGGCGTGATCGCCGTCCTGCCCAAGATCCAGAAGGAGATGCTGCCGCTGGGTGATTTGAAGGGTCTGGAATTCCGGCGCGTGGATGAGGGCGGCATGGATGTCTATCGCGCCACCTATGAAAAGGGTGTCCGCGACTGGTGGGTGCTGGTCACGCCCGACGGAAAACTTGAGAGCATGTGGTTCGGCCCAGCCGCTTGA
- a CDS encoding GNAT family N-acetyltransferase, protein MPPADIRLSTPADIVTIHRVWRAAVDATHGFVAAADIAFYEHLLTTLYLPHKPQWLALSPTGEVQGFIGLEGPKIEALFVHPEWHRHGVGRRLITHAVALNGRLIVDVNAQNPGAVEFYAALGFMEIGHSPVDQAGKPYPLIHMARV, encoded by the coding sequence ATGCCGCCTGCCGATATCCGCCTGTCCACCCCTGCCGACATTGTCACCATCCACCGCGTCTGGCGGGCGGCGGTGGATGCCACGCACGGCTTTGTCGCGGCGGCGGATATCGCGTTCTATGAACATCTGCTGACCACGCTGTACCTGCCGCACAAGCCGCAATGGCTGGCCCTGTCGCCGACGGGAGAGGTGCAGGGCTTCATCGGGCTGGAGGGGCCGAAGATTGAGGCGCTGTTCGTGCATCCCGAATGGCACCGGCATGGCGTGGGCCGGCGGCTGATCACCCATGCCGTGGCGCTGAACGGGCGGTTGATCGTGGATGTGAACGCGCAGAATCCGGGGGCCGTGGAATTCTATGCGGCGCTGGGTTTCATGGAGATCGGACACTCGCCCGTCGATCAGGCTGGAAAACCCTATCCGCTCATCCATATGGCAAGGGTGTGA
- a CDS encoding ATP-dependent 6-phosphofructokinase, whose translation MTAAKRIGILTSGGDCAGLNAVIRAAVHRAAHYGWDVVGIEDGTQGLLARPVRYVNLDVNRVDGAMMRQGGTILGTTNKGDPFAYPMADGSKKDRSHEIIGGLRELGVDSLIGIGGDGSMAILRRLAHIGGIKLIGIPKTIDNDLGITEMSVGFDTAVAVATEALDRLQPTAASHARVMVLEVMGRDAGHIALSAGIAGGADVILLPELAWSVAGVADKIRRVQAGGRNFALVVVSEAVRTMEGVKAQQEFTDGQKRYGGIGNYIGHLIAEATGAETRVTVLGHVQRGCPPGHNDRVLASAFGVAAVDLLAEGKSDRLIAWSNRRVIDIPIEDAIATYAAVDINGTLVKTARGLGIYVGDA comes from the coding sequence ATGACCGCAGCCAAGCGTATCGGTATCCTGACCAGCGGCGGCGACTGTGCCGGCCTGAACGCCGTCATCCGCGCCGCCGTCCATCGCGCCGCCCATTATGGTTGGGACGTGGTGGGGATTGAGGACGGGACCCAGGGCCTGCTGGCCCGTCCCGTCCGTTATGTGAACCTGGATGTGAACCGGGTCGATGGTGCCATGATGCGCCAGGGCGGCACCATCCTGGGCACCACCAACAAGGGCGACCCCTTCGCCTATCCCATGGCCGACGGGTCCAAGAAAGACCGCAGCCATGAGATCATCGGGGGCTTGCGCGAACTGGGTGTGGATAGCCTGATCGGGATCGGCGGTGACGGGTCCATGGCCATCTTGCGCCGCCTTGCCCATATCGGCGGCATCAAGCTGATCGGTATCCCCAAGACCATCGACAATGACCTTGGCATCACCGAAATGTCGGTCGGGTTCGACACGGCGGTGGCGGTGGCGACCGAGGCCCTGGACCGGTTGCAGCCGACCGCCGCCAGCCATGCCCGCGTCATGGTGCTGGAGGTGATGGGCCGCGATGCCGGGCATATCGCCCTGTCGGCAGGCATTGCCGGCGGGGCCGATGTCATCCTGCTGCCAGAACTGGCCTGGTCAGTGGCAGGCGTGGCCGACAAGATCCGGCGCGTGCAGGCGGGCGGGCGCAACTTCGCCCTGGTCGTGGTGTCGGAAGCCGTGCGGACCATGGAGGGCGTGAAGGCCCAGCAGGAATTCACCGACGGGCAGAAACGCTATGGCGGCATCGGTAACTATATCGGCCATCTGATTGCCGAGGCGACCGGGGCCGAAACCCGCGTCACGGTGCTGGGCCATGTGCAGCGCGGCTGCCCGCCGGGCCATAATGACCGGGTGCTGGCATCGGCCTTTGGCGTCGCCGCCGTCGATCTGCTGGCCGAGGGCAAGAGCGACCGCCTGATCGCCTGGTCCAACCGCCGGGTCATCGATATCCCCATCGAGGATGCCATCGCCACCTATGCGGCGGTGGATATCAACGGGACGCTGGTGAAGACGGCGCGGGGTTTGGGGATTTATGTGGGGGATGCGTGA
- a CDS encoding BlaI/MecI/CopY family transcriptional regulator: protein MNDSATQDHNPSDLGDLEREIMDLVWRRGPVNADAVREMLSRPLKESTVRTVLKRLEEKGYLTHDVEGRTFIYRAAEGRDRVAARAVKRIVDWFCGGSAEDVVVGMVETDMLSPEQLQALAEKIEKARKKGA from the coding sequence ATGAACGATAGCGCTACACAAGATCACAATCCGTCGGACCTGGGCGATCTTGAAAGAGAGATCATGGACCTTGTCTGGCGGCGCGGGCCCGTCAATGCCGATGCGGTGCGAGAGATGCTCAGCCGCCCGTTGAAGGAGTCCACGGTTCGCACCGTCCTGAAACGTCTGGAGGAGAAGGGATATCTCACCCATGACGTGGAGGGCCGGACCTTCATCTATCGCGCCGCCGAGGGACGCGACCGCGTCGCGGCACGCGCCGTGAAACGCATTGTCGACTGGTTCTGTGGCGGATCGGCGGAGGATGTCGTGGTCGGCATGGTCGAGACCGACATGCTGTCGCCTGAACAACTGCAAGCGCTTGCCGAGAAAATCGAAAAAGCGCGGAAGAAGGGGGCGTGA
- a CDS encoding VOC family protein has translation MTSVKQHLWFAKDMEAAVRFYTSTIPNSSLAWISPLPADNPSGPAGSVRLAGFTLGGQDYMAIEAGPQEPFNHSFSIIVECDDQAEIDRLWDALSAGGAVEQCGWLRDRWGLSWQIVPKRLGELMQGDPAQSQRVAQAMLKMVKFDIAGLEAAAAGNAG, from the coding sequence ATGACCAGCGTGAAGCAGCATCTTTGGTTTGCAAAGGATATGGAAGCCGCGGTGCGGTTTTATACCAGCACCATCCCCAACTCGTCGCTTGCCTGGATCAGCCCGCTGCCGGCCGACAACCCGTCCGGCCCCGCCGGATCGGTCCGTCTGGCCGGCTTCACGCTGGGCGGGCAGGACTACATGGCGATCGAGGCGGGACCCCAGGAGCCGTTCAATCACAGCTTTTCCATCATCGTGGAATGCGACGATCAGGCCGAGATCGACCGACTGTGGGATGCGCTGTCGGCAGGCGGTGCGGTGGAGCAGTGCGGTTGGCTGCGCGACCGCTGGGGCCTTTCCTGGCAGATTGTACCCAAGCGCCTGGGCGAATTGATGCAGGGCGACCCGGCGCAGAGCCAGCGCGTGGCACAGGCCATGTTAAAGATGGTGAAGTTCGACATCGCCGGGCTGGAGGCGGCGGCAGCCGGCAATGCCGGGTAA
- a CDS encoding TIGR02444 family protein, with translation MSVSDLWSFSLSLYAAPGVADACLTAQDRHGADVNLLLWAVWLASQGHDLTAAEVAEAEAATRPWREEVVWPLRAVRRRLKTGPLPAPDAGTESLRAQVKAAELEAEKMQQSRLQTLPAHRRTGGPVADLLRANLLLLPGGDVLAAVTIPLHADLRDGSDAVLGSPA, from the coding sequence GTGAGCGTTTCCGATCTCTGGTCCTTCTCCCTGTCGCTCTACGCCGCGCCCGGCGTGGCCGACGCCTGCCTGACGGCACAGGACAGGCACGGGGCGGATGTCAATCTGCTGCTCTGGGCTGTGTGGTTGGCCAGCCAGGGCCATGACCTGACGGCCGCAGAAGTGGCAGAGGCTGAGGCGGCCACAAGGCCCTGGCGGGAAGAGGTTGTCTGGCCGTTGCGGGCCGTGCGTCGGCGGTTGAAAACCGGTCCCCTGCCCGCCCCCGATGCCGGCACGGAGTCGCTGCGCGCACAGGTAAAAGCAGCGGAACTGGAGGCCGAGAAGATGCAGCAATCGCGGTTGCAAACCCTGCCGGCGCATCGCCGCACAGGCGGACCTGTTGCCGATCTGCTGCGGGCCAACCTGTTGCTGTTGCCCGGCGGCGACGTTCTGGCCGCTGTAACAATCCCGTTACATGCCGACCTTCGCGATGGGTCGGACGCGGTGCTAGGGTCGCCCGCATAA
- a CDS encoding M13 family metallopeptidase, with amino-acid sequence MASKGLFLTVSLLAVAAIGAGSYYTLKSNQQAKEAAEAAKLKLVLDKEVSPCDDFFLHACGPWIKANPIPADRSRWGTFDELQQRNQNLLHDILEKAAKGNEAGTAKIGAFYAACMDEAAADAAGVAPVKPLLDQIAAVKDKAALGALIATLHNAGVNALFGFGAQQSFAKAEDTIAAFDQGGLGLPDRDYYFKDDERSTKLRDAYVKHVAAIFVLAGDGADMADKKAAAVMAFETKLATGTMGKVDRRDTAKLNNPTSFDAFTGSAKAVDFAAYVRDVGAPAFTDMNVNDPGFFTNLDKALAETSLDDIKTYLAWQSLRATAPWLSKGFVDENFGFYGKTLSGAAENRPRWKRCTTAADSALGEDLGKHFVEAAFGPEHKARMLVMLDDLRAAYAEDIKQLDWMSEETKAKALEKLSMMAQKIGYPENWRDYTALEVKKDDLVGNQFRSAKFENAYQMAKIGKKVDKNEWFMTPPTVNAYYDPSQNNINFPAGILQPPFFDFKADDGLNYGAIGAVIGHEMTHGFDDEGRAFDAVGNLKDWWTEEDGHKFEAKAQCLVDQYGSYQVAGDTNQNGKLTLGENTADNGGLRLALMALKNRKGGEAALAAKDANGVTAEQKLFYGWASVWCSSSKPENERLRAQTDPHSAPRHRVNGTVANMPEFAKAFNCQPTDKMVRGDKACKVW; translated from the coding sequence ATGGCAAGCAAAGGCTTGTTCCTGACCGTATCGCTGTTGGCCGTCGCGGCCATCGGTGCCGGCAGCTATTACACCTTGAAAAGCAATCAGCAGGCGAAGGAGGCGGCAGAGGCCGCCAAATTGAAGCTGGTCCTCGATAAAGAGGTCAGCCCCTGCGATGATTTCTTCCTCCATGCCTGCGGGCCGTGGATCAAGGCCAACCCGATCCCCGCCGACCGGTCGCGCTGGGGCACCTTTGATGAGCTTCAGCAGCGCAACCAGAACCTGCTGCATGACATTCTGGAAAAGGCTGCCAAGGGCAATGAGGCAGGCACCGCCAAGATCGGCGCCTTCTATGCCGCGTGCATGGATGAGGCCGCCGCCGATGCCGCCGGTGTGGCCCCGGTGAAGCCGCTGCTGGACCAGATCGCCGCCGTCAAGGACAAGGCAGCCTTGGGCGCCCTGATCGCCACGCTGCACAATGCCGGCGTCAATGCCCTGTTCGGCTTTGGTGCACAGCAGAGCTTTGCCAAGGCCGAAGACACCATCGCCGCCTTTGACCAGGGTGGCCTGGGCCTGCCCGACCGCGACTATTACTTCAAGGATGACGAGCGCTCCACCAAGCTGCGCGACGCCTATGTGAAGCATGTGGCCGCCATTTTCGTGCTGGCCGGCGATGGGGCCGATATGGCGGACAAGAAGGCCGCCGCCGTCATGGCGTTTGAGACCAAGCTGGCCACCGGCACCATGGGCAAGGTGGACCGCCGCGATACCGCCAAGCTGAACAATCCCACCAGCTTCGACGCCTTCACCGGCAGCGCAAAGGCTGTGGATTTCGCGGCCTATGTCCGTGACGTGGGCGCGCCCGCCTTTACCGACATGAATGTCAATGATCCGGGATTCTTCACGAACCTGGACAAGGCCCTGGCCGAAACCAGCCTGGACGATATCAAGACCTACCTCGCCTGGCAGTCGCTGCGCGCCACGGCGCCCTGGCTGTCCAAGGGCTTCGTGGATGAGAATTTCGGCTTCTATGGCAAGACCCTGTCGGGTGCCGCCGAGAACCGCCCGCGCTGGAAGCGCTGCACCACGGCGGCTGATAGCGCCCTGGGCGAAGATCTGGGCAAGCATTTCGTCGAAGCCGCCTTTGGCCCCGAGCATAAGGCCCGCATGCTGGTCATGCTGGACGATCTGCGCGCGGCCTATGCCGAGGATATCAAGCAGTTGGACTGGATGAGCGAAGAGACCAAGGCCAAGGCCCTGGAGAAGCTGTCCATGATGGCGCAGAAGATCGGCTATCCCGAAAACTGGCGCGATTACACGGCGCTGGAGGTCAAGAAGGATGATCTGGTCGGTAACCAGTTCCGGTCGGCCAAGTTCGAGAACGCCTATCAGATGGCCAAGATCGGTAAGAAGGTGGACAAGAACGAATGGTTCATGACCCCGCCGACGGTGAACGCCTATTACGACCCCAGCCAGAACAACATCAACTTCCCCGCCGGCATCCTTCAGCCGCCGTTCTTTGACTTCAAGGCGGATGACGGGTTGAACTATGGCGCCATCGGGGCCGTGATCGGCCATGAGATGACCCACGGGTTCGATGATGAAGGCCGCGCCTTTGACGCGGTTGGCAATCTGAAGGATTGGTGGACCGAAGAAGACGGCCACAAGTTCGAGGCCAAGGCCCAGTGCCTGGTGGACCAGTATGGTTCCTATCAGGTGGCCGGTGACACCAACCAGAATGGCAAGCTGACGCTGGGTGAAAACACCGCCGACAATGGCGGGTTGCGTCTGGCGCTGATGGCGCTGAAGAACCGCAAGGGCGGGGAAGCAGCACTGGCCGCGAAGGATGCCAATGGTGTGACGGCAGAACAGAAGCTGTTCTATGGCTGGGCCAGTGTCTGGTGTTCGTCGTCCAAGCCGGAGAATGAGCGGCTGCGCGCCCAGACCGACCCGCATTCGGCCCCGCGCCACCGCGTGAATGGCACCGTCGCCAACATGCCGGAATTCGCCAAGGCCTTTAACTGCCAGCCCACCGACAAGATGGTGCGCGGGGACAAGGCCTGTAAGGTCTGGTGA